A DNA window from Motilibacter aurantiacus contains the following coding sequences:
- the phoU gene encoding phosphate signaling complex protein PhoU produces MRDAFHEELDALSDQMVEMTRLVHSAVARATTALLDADLALAESVISADDQIDSLQHDLEERAYQLLARQQPVATDLRIIVAGLRMSADLERMGDLARHLALVARMRYPNSAIPADIRASIAQMGQVAGRIVLKAGSVIANKDVQVALELEKDDDEMDALHRQLFRLLLDDHWQHGIEAAIDITLIGRYYERFADHAVSVARRVVYLVTGEHAHTADEPETAVAG; encoded by the coding sequence ATGCGCGACGCCTTCCACGAGGAGCTCGACGCCCTCAGCGACCAGATGGTCGAGATGACCCGGCTGGTCCACTCCGCCGTCGCCCGGGCGACGACCGCCCTGCTCGACGCAGACCTGGCCCTCGCCGAGAGCGTCATCAGCGCCGACGACCAGATCGACTCGCTGCAGCACGACCTGGAGGAGCGGGCGTACCAGCTCCTCGCCCGTCAGCAGCCGGTCGCCACCGACCTGCGCATCATCGTCGCCGGGCTCCGCATGAGCGCGGACCTCGAGCGCATGGGGGACCTCGCGCGGCACCTGGCCCTCGTGGCCCGCATGCGCTACCCCAACTCCGCGATCCCCGCCGACATCCGCGCCTCCATCGCCCAGATGGGGCAGGTCGCAGGCCGCATCGTGCTCAAGGCCGGCAGCGTCATCGCCAACAAGGACGTCCAGGTCGCCCTCGAGCTCGAGAAGGACGACGACGAGATGGACGCCCTGCACCGCCAGCTCTTCCGGCTCCTGCTGGACGACCACTGGCAGCACGGCATCGAGGCGGCGATCGACATCACGCTCATCGGGCGCTACTACGAGCGCTTCGCCGACCACGCGGTCTCCGTCGCCCGCCGCGTCGTCTATCTCGTCACCGGCGAGCACGCCCACACCGCCGACGAGCCCGAGACGGCCGTCGCGGGCTAG
- a CDS encoding DUF2516 family protein produces MSPLDVTGWILDLIWFIELGLAVWAFGDCLRHRNDAFVAAGKRTKGLWLAITGVALLLVLLAYPFQGAGRIDPLNFLVIIAVVASSVYLADVRPAVAQMRGRRGGGGRMGPYGPW; encoded by the coding sequence ATGAGCCCGCTCGACGTGACCGGCTGGATCCTCGACCTGATCTGGTTCATCGAGCTCGGTCTTGCCGTGTGGGCCTTCGGGGACTGCCTGCGGCACCGCAACGACGCCTTCGTCGCGGCGGGCAAGCGGACCAAGGGCCTGTGGCTCGCCATCACGGGCGTGGCCCTGCTGCTCGTCCTGCTCGCCTACCCGTTCCAGGGCGCGGGCCGCATCGACCCGCTGAACTTCCTCGTGATCATCGCCGTGGTGGCGTCCTCGGTCTACCTGGCGGACGTGCGCCCCGCGGTGGCGCAGATGCGTGGTCGGCGCGGGGGCGGCGGGCGGATGGGGCCGTACGGGCCGTGGTGA
- a CDS encoding helix-turn-helix domain-containing protein translates to MPDAPQDDFTPVLDAVGPRLRDLRQQRGTTLAQLSESTGISISTLSRLESGQRRPTLELLLPLARAHQVPLDELVDAPPTGDPRVRLKPFSRHNRTFLPLTRRPGGLQAYKVVFPPEPLPVGQELKTHEGYEWVYVLSGRLRLLLGDRDVELHEGEVAEFDTRLPHWLGNTGPGTTEALSLFGPQGERMHVRARPAGRSDD, encoded by the coding sequence ATGCCGGACGCCCCCCAGGACGACTTCACCCCCGTGCTCGACGCCGTCGGCCCGCGCCTGCGCGACCTGCGCCAGCAGCGCGGCACGACGCTGGCCCAGCTCTCCGAGTCCACCGGCATCTCGATCAGCACGCTCTCCCGGCTCGAGTCCGGGCAGCGACGGCCCACGCTCGAGCTGCTGCTGCCGCTGGCCCGGGCGCACCAGGTGCCGCTCGACGAGCTCGTCGACGCGCCGCCGACCGGCGACCCGCGGGTCCGGCTCAAGCCCTTCAGCCGGCACAACCGGACCTTCCTGCCGCTCACCCGGCGACCCGGGGGGCTGCAGGCGTACAAGGTCGTCTTCCCGCCGGAGCCGCTGCCCGTCGGCCAGGAGCTCAAGACCCACGAGGGCTACGAGTGGGTGTACGTCCTGTCCGGGCGGCTGCGCCTGCTGCTCGGCGATCGGGACGTCGAGCTGCACGAGGGCGAGGTGGCCGAGTTCGACACCCGGCTGCCGCACTGGCTGGGCAACACCGGGCCGGGGACGACGGAGGCGCTGTCCCTGTTCGGCCCGCAGGGCGAGCGGATGCACGTGCGGGCGCGGCCCGCGGGCAGGTCCGACGATTGA
- a CDS encoding Dabb family protein: MIRHTVVFTLKHAAGSDEEAGFLSAARALADIPGVQRFEQLRQVSPKSAFAYSFSMEFADEVAYQGYDEHPVHVAFVRDRWQSEVVDFQELDFVPLS, translated from the coding sequence GTGATCCGACACACCGTGGTGTTCACCCTGAAGCACGCAGCCGGCTCGGACGAGGAGGCGGGGTTCCTGTCCGCCGCCCGGGCGCTGGCCGACATCCCCGGCGTCCAGCGCTTCGAGCAGTTGCGGCAGGTCAGCCCGAAGAGCGCCTTCGCCTACTCGTTCTCGATGGAGTTCGCGGACGAGGTGGCCTACCAGGGCTACGACGAGCACCCGGTGCACGTGGCCTTCGTCCGCGACCGGTGGCAGTCGGAGGTCGTGGACTTCCAGGAACTGGACTTCGTGCCGCTGTCCTGA
- a CDS encoding O-acetyl-ADP-ribose deacetylase, protein MTEVVLVQGDITEQDVDVVVNAANSSLLGGGGVDGAIHARGGPEILAECRALRATALPDGLPAGKAVATTAGRLPARWVVHTVGPVYSTREDRTAVLQSAYRESLRVADGLGARTVAFPAISAGAYGWPTDDAARVAVTTVLDTPTAVHEVRFVLFGAPTYDAFSAALQRASRG, encoded by the coding sequence ATGACCGAGGTCGTGCTCGTCCAGGGCGACATCACCGAGCAGGACGTCGACGTCGTCGTCAACGCCGCCAACTCCTCCCTCCTGGGCGGAGGCGGGGTCGACGGCGCGATCCACGCGCGCGGCGGCCCGGAGATCCTGGCCGAGTGCCGCGCCCTGCGCGCCACCGCCCTGCCCGACGGGCTCCCGGCCGGCAAGGCGGTCGCCACCACCGCCGGCCGGCTGCCGGCCCGCTGGGTGGTGCACACGGTCGGCCCGGTCTACTCCACCCGGGAGGACCGCACCGCCGTCCTGCAGAGCGCCTACCGCGAGTCGCTGCGGGTGGCGGACGGGCTGGGGGCGCGCACCGTCGCTTTCCCCGCGATCAGCGCCGGGGCGTACGGCTGGCCGACGGACGACGCCGCCCGGGTCGCCGTCACGACGGTGCTCGACACGCCGACGGCGGTTCACGAAGTGCGATTCGTGCTCTTCGGTGCGCCGACGTACGACGCCTTCAGCGCGGCGCTACAGCGCGCCAGTCGAGGGTGA
- a CDS encoding signal peptidase I yields MSAYRTPALSAARGACRAAVLLVAALAGWGLLALALGADVRVVVTGSMAPAVPAGTVVVTTAPVAVPAPGQVVVVRRPGRPGETVTHRVLAVLPDGSLRTKGDANPAADGPAVPRADVVGVVRLAIPYVGVPRAWLAAGQAEKAVGVLAGLAALAVAGFARPRERTRAPAGAGPGGALVASGPR; encoded by the coding sequence GTGAGCGCCTACCGGACGCCGGCGCTCAGCGCGGCCCGCGGCGCCTGCCGGGCGGCCGTCCTGCTCGTGGCCGCGCTCGCCGGCTGGGGGCTGCTCGCGCTGGCGCTGGGGGCCGACGTGCGCGTCGTGGTGACGGGGTCCATGGCTCCCGCGGTCCCGGCGGGGACCGTGGTCGTGACGACCGCGCCGGTCGCGGTGCCGGCGCCGGGGCAGGTGGTCGTCGTGCGCCGGCCGGGCCGGCCGGGGGAGACCGTGACCCACCGGGTGCTCGCCGTGCTGCCGGACGGGTCGCTGCGCACCAAGGGCGACGCCAACCCCGCCGCGGACGGGCCGGCCGTGCCGCGCGCGGACGTCGTCGGCGTCGTACGCCTGGCGATCCCGTACGTCGGAGTGCCCCGGGCCTGGCTCGCGGCCGGCCAGGCCGAGAAGGCGGTCGGGGTGCTCGCGGGGCTGGCCGCCCTCGCCGTCGCCGGGTTCGCCCGCCCCCGGGAACGGACGAGGGCGCCGGCGGGCGCTGGCCCGGGCGGCGCCCTCGTGGCGTCCGGTCCGCGCTAG
- a CDS encoding RNA polymerase sigma factor codes for MPPTDPAGVEGLLRELAPQALGALVRRYGDFARCEDAVQEALLAAAQKWPWSGVPERPRGWLVTVASRRYLDEVRADTARARRERAHLEATPRDELVDAPADADRDGAHVDSLTLLLLCCHPALQPPSQLALALRAVGGLTTAEIARAFLVPEPTIAQRISRAKARVRESGHGFALRSRADLDARMPVVLQVLYLVFNEGYAASSGPDLHRAELTGEAIRLTRRLHAQLPTWAELQGLLALMLLTDARRAARTSPDGFLVPLPEQDRSLWDAALVAEGLELVASALSRGRPWAYQVQAAIAAVHAEAPTAEETDWKQVAALYDVLLQLAPGPAAALNRVVAVGMAEGPHAGLAQLELLEEERGAARTRLEAVRAHLLERAGDVAGAAAEYRKAASRAASVPEQRFLTRRAAELAARAGAGPG; via the coding sequence GTGCCACCGACTGACCCGGCCGGCGTCGAGGGCCTGCTGCGCGAGCTCGCGCCGCAGGCCCTCGGCGCGCTCGTCCGGCGCTACGGCGACTTCGCCCGCTGCGAGGACGCGGTCCAGGAGGCGTTGCTCGCCGCGGCGCAGAAGTGGCCGTGGTCGGGCGTGCCGGAGCGCCCCCGCGGCTGGCTGGTCACGGTCGCGTCCCGGCGCTACCTCGACGAGGTGCGGGCCGACACCGCCCGCGCGCGGCGTGAGCGCGCCCACCTGGAGGCCACCCCGCGCGACGAGCTGGTCGACGCCCCGGCCGACGCGGACCGGGACGGCGCGCACGTGGACTCGCTGACGCTGCTGCTGCTCTGCTGCCACCCGGCCCTGCAGCCGCCGTCGCAGCTCGCGCTGGCCCTGCGGGCGGTGGGTGGCCTGACGACGGCCGAGATCGCCCGCGCGTTCCTGGTGCCGGAGCCCACCATCGCGCAGCGCATCTCGCGGGCGAAGGCGCGGGTGCGCGAGTCCGGGCACGGCTTCGCCCTGCGCTCGCGCGCGGACCTCGACGCCCGCATGCCCGTCGTGCTCCAGGTCCTCTACCTGGTCTTCAACGAGGGCTACGCCGCCAGCTCCGGCCCCGACCTGCACCGCGCCGAGCTCACGGGCGAGGCGATCCGGCTGACCCGGCGGCTGCACGCGCAGCTGCCCACGTGGGCCGAGCTGCAGGGGCTGCTCGCGCTGATGCTGCTGACGGACGCGCGGCGGGCGGCGCGTACCTCCCCGGACGGGTTCCTGGTGCCGCTGCCGGAGCAGGACCGCTCGCTCTGGGACGCGGCGCTGGTGGCCGAGGGCCTGGAGCTCGTGGCGTCCGCGCTGTCCCGCGGGCGGCCGTGGGCGTACCAGGTGCAGGCGGCCATCGCCGCGGTGCACGCGGAGGCGCCGACGGCCGAGGAGACCGACTGGAAGCAGGTCGCGGCGCTGTACGACGTGCTGCTGCAGCTGGCGCCGGGGCCGGCCGCCGCGCTCAACCGGGTGGTGGCCGTCGGCATGGCCGAGGGCCCGCACGCGGGGCTCGCCCAGCTGGAGCTGCTGGAGGAGGAGCGCGGCGCCGCGCGCACCCGCCTGGAGGCCGTGCGGGCACACCTGCTCGAGCGGGCGGGTGACGTCGCCGGCGCCGCAGCCGAGTACCGGAAAGCTGCTTCACGTGCGGCGAGCGTGCCGGAGCAGCGGTTCCTGACCCGCCGCGCAGCCGAGCTTGCGGCGCGGGCCGGCGCTGGGCCAGGGTGA
- a CDS encoding helix-turn-helix domain-containing protein: MAKLDMGALGESLRDPRALAGQSLRKVAEAAGSAAPYLEQVERSARGPAADVVSQVARGLRQGVDALGSQAAMLADSAAGAAPRPEPSDVRSAVESDPALTDSQRAVLLDIYGSFLAENARGATDVRDR; the protein is encoded by the coding sequence ATGGCGAAGCTCGACATGGGGGCGCTGGGGGAGTCGTTGCGCGACCCCCGGGCGCTGGCCGGCCAGTCGCTGCGCAAGGTGGCCGAGGCGGCCGGCTCCGCGGCGCCGTACCTCGAGCAGGTCGAGCGCTCGGCGCGCGGGCCGGCGGCGGACGTCGTGTCCCAGGTGGCGCGCGGGCTCAGGCAGGGGGTCGACGCGCTCGGCAGCCAGGCCGCGATGCTCGCCGACAGCGCGGCCGGGGCTGCGCCCCGCCCCGAGCCGTCCGACGTGCGCAGCGCCGTCGAGTCCGACCCCGCGCTGACCGACAGCCAGCGCGCGGTCCTGCTCGACATCTACGGGTCGTTCCTCGCGGAGAACGCGCGCGGCGCGACCGACGTGCGCGACCGCTAG
- a CDS encoding YciI family protein → MMLIYGNEQIWAGTGPEEFGRMVAEVDAFNAALRASGELVAVDGLLPQPRSIRAVAGGGVPVVTDGPYLEAKEHVGSYVVVDVASEERALGIASSYPCLRYGKGLGGVEVWPVMEHGATD, encoded by the coding sequence ATGATGCTGATCTACGGCAACGAGCAGATCTGGGCCGGTACCGGCCCGGAGGAGTTCGGCCGGATGGTCGCCGAGGTCGACGCGTTCAACGCCGCACTGCGCGCGTCCGGGGAGCTGGTGGCCGTCGACGGCCTGCTGCCGCAGCCCCGCTCGATCCGGGCCGTGGCCGGCGGGGGCGTGCCGGTCGTGACCGACGGCCCCTACCTGGAGGCCAAGGAGCACGTCGGGTCCTACGTCGTGGTCGACGTCGCCAGCGAGGAGCGGGCACTGGGCATCGCGAGCTCCTACCCGTGCCTGCGCTACGGCAAGGGGCTCGGCGGGGTGGAGGTCTGGCCCGTCATGGAGCACGGTGCCACCGACTGA
- a CDS encoding class I SAM-dependent methyltransferase, giving the protein MPAPRATGSRPLGIPTRGTTAPNRLRRVDRWLAGTYAGLLRSADDPLVVDLGYGASPVTTVELAARLQRVRPDVEVVGVEIDPERVAVAQPLARPGLSFRRGGFELALGGRRPVLVRALNVLRQYDEAAAWDAWRTVQARLAPAGVLVDGTCDEIGRRAAWVAVTADGPRTLTLAARLAGLGRPSDLAERLPKALIHRNVEGEAVFAFLRAFDAAWDAAAPYASLGARQRWSRACATLRGTGWPVTDRPGRWRLGEVTLDWRAVAPR; this is encoded by the coding sequence ATGCCCGCCCCTCGTGCAACCGGGAGCCGCCCGCTGGGCATCCCGACCCGGGGCACCACGGCGCCCAACCGGCTGCGGCGGGTGGACCGCTGGCTCGCCGGGACGTACGCCGGGCTGCTGCGGAGCGCGGACGACCCGCTCGTGGTGGACCTCGGCTACGGCGCGTCCCCGGTGACCACGGTCGAGCTGGCCGCCCGGCTGCAGCGGGTACGCCCCGACGTCGAGGTCGTGGGCGTCGAGATCGACCCCGAGCGGGTCGCGGTCGCCCAGCCCCTCGCGCGCCCGGGGCTGTCGTTCCGGCGCGGCGGGTTCGAGCTGGCCCTGGGCGGGCGGCGCCCGGTCCTGGTCCGCGCGCTCAACGTGCTGCGCCAGTACGACGAGGCGGCGGCGTGGGACGCGTGGCGGACGGTGCAGGCGCGGCTGGCGCCGGCCGGCGTGCTCGTGGACGGCACCTGCGACGAGATCGGCCGCCGCGCCGCCTGGGTCGCGGTCACCGCGGACGGGCCGCGGACGCTCACCCTGGCCGCGCGGCTGGCCGGGCTGGGCCGCCCGTCGGACCTCGCAGAGCGGCTGCCGAAGGCCTTGATCCACCGCAACGTCGAGGGGGAAGCGGTGTTCGCCTTCCTGCGCGCGTTCGACGCGGCGTGGGACGCGGCCGCCCCCTACGCGTCCTTGGGCGCCCGCCAGCGCTGGAGCCGGGCCTGCGCCACCCTGCGGGGAACCGGCTGGCCCGTCACGGACCGCCCGGGGAGGTGGCGGCTCGGCGAGGTCACCCTCGACTGGCGCGCTGTAGCGCCGCGCTGA
- the mshA gene encoding D-inositol-3-phosphate glycosyltransferase, which yields MGAVPVRSEIARPLRAGRRGRRLRRVAMLSIHTSPLDQPGTGDAGGLNVYVVELSRRLAQLGIDVEIFTRATRSGLAPVVELTDGVLVRHIAAGPLEGLSKEDLPGQLCAVAAGVLRAEAQHEPGWYDLIHSHYWLSGQVGWLAAERWGVPLVHSMHTMARVKNLTVAEGDRPEPLTREIGEQQVVEAADRLLANTGDEARQLVDLYSADPAAVTVVAPGVDLDVFRPGDRVAARRAVGLRDDALVLLFVGRVQPLKAPDVLVRAAARMVAADPALRGRLQVVIVGGPSGTGLERPEALAALARSLGVGDLVRFQPPVPREELARWYVAADLTVVPSHSESFGLVAVESQACGTPVVAAAVGGLTTAVAHEASGVLVQGHDPERWARVLGGLAGAPERLRAYSAAARAHALRFGWNATAGAVADVYAEALEAARTPQRLASGS from the coding sequence ATGGGGGCCGTGCCGGTGCGAAGCGAGATCGCTCGTCCCCTGCGCGCCGGCCGTCGTGGCCGTCGGCTGCGCAGGGTCGCGATGCTCAGCATCCACACCTCCCCGCTGGACCAGCCGGGGACGGGGGACGCCGGCGGCCTCAACGTCTACGTCGTCGAGCTCTCCCGGCGGCTCGCGCAGCTCGGCATCGACGTGGAGATCTTCACCCGCGCCACCCGCAGCGGGCTGGCGCCGGTCGTCGAGCTCACCGACGGGGTGCTCGTGCGGCACATCGCCGCGGGCCCGCTCGAGGGCCTGTCCAAGGAGGACCTGCCCGGCCAGCTGTGCGCCGTCGCCGCAGGCGTCCTGCGCGCCGAGGCCCAGCACGAGCCGGGGTGGTACGACCTGATCCACTCCCACTACTGGCTCTCCGGCCAGGTGGGCTGGCTGGCGGCCGAGCGCTGGGGCGTGCCGCTCGTCCACTCGATGCACACGATGGCGCGGGTCAAGAACCTGACGGTGGCCGAGGGCGACCGGCCCGAGCCGCTGACCCGCGAGATCGGCGAGCAGCAGGTCGTCGAGGCCGCGGACCGGCTGCTGGCCAACACCGGCGACGAGGCGCGCCAGCTCGTCGACCTGTACTCCGCCGACCCGGCCGCCGTCACGGTCGTCGCCCCCGGGGTCGACCTCGACGTCTTCCGCCCCGGCGACCGGGTGGCGGCGCGCCGCGCGGTCGGCCTGCGCGACGACGCGCTCGTGCTGCTCTTCGTCGGCCGCGTCCAGCCGCTCAAGGCGCCGGACGTCCTGGTCCGGGCCGCCGCCCGCATGGTCGCCGCCGACCCGGCGCTGCGCGGCCGGCTGCAGGTCGTGATCGTCGGCGGCCCCAGCGGCACCGGCCTCGAGCGCCCCGAGGCGCTCGCCGCCCTGGCCCGCTCGCTCGGTGTGGGCGACCTGGTCCGCTTCCAGCCGCCGGTCCCGCGCGAGGAGCTCGCCCGGTGGTACGTCGCGGCCGACCTCACGGTCGTCCCGTCGCACAGCGAGTCGTTCGGCCTGGTGGCCGTCGAGTCGCAGGCGTGCGGCACGCCGGTCGTCGCCGCCGCCGTCGGCGGGCTGACGACGGCGGTCGCCCACGAGGCCTCCGGGGTGCTGGTGCAGGGTCACGACCCCGAGCGCTGGGCCCGGGTGCTGGGCGGGCTCGCGGGCGCGCCGGAGCGGCTGCGCGCGTACTCGGCCGCGGCACGCGCCCATGCGCTGCGCTTCGGCTGGAACGCCACCGCCGGGGCCGTCGCCGACGTCTACGCCGAGGCCCTGGAGGCCGCGCGTACGCCGCAGCGGCTCGCCTCCGGCAGCTGA
- a CDS encoding phosphoglyceromutase produces MANEDANEGAAYTLILLRHGESEWNAKNLFTGWVDVDLSEKGRAEAERGGQMLADSGLLPDVLHTSVLRRAIRTAEIALHKADLHWLPVKRSWRLNERHYGALQGKDKAQTLQEFGEEQFMLWRRSFDVPPPPIADEDEYSQFGDLRYADLPPELLPRTECLKDVVARMLPYWYDAIVPDLRSNKTVMVTAHGNSLRALVKHLDTIDDQTIAGLNIPTGIPLVYRLDEDLLPLTPGGEYLDPEAARSAIEAVKNQGR; encoded by the coding sequence ATGGCGAACGAGGACGCGAACGAGGGTGCGGCGTACACCCTGATCCTGCTGCGGCACGGTGAGAGCGAGTGGAACGCCAAGAACCTCTTCACCGGCTGGGTCGACGTCGACCTGTCGGAGAAGGGCCGCGCCGAGGCCGAGCGCGGCGGCCAGATGCTGGCGGACTCGGGCCTGCTGCCCGACGTGCTGCACACCAGCGTGCTGCGCCGGGCGATCCGCACCGCGGAGATCGCACTGCACAAGGCCGACCTGCACTGGCTGCCGGTGAAGCGCTCGTGGCGGCTCAACGAGCGGCACTACGGCGCGCTGCAGGGCAAGGACAAGGCGCAGACGCTGCAGGAGTTCGGTGAAGAGCAGTTCATGCTCTGGCGCCGGTCCTTCGACGTGCCGCCGCCGCCGATCGCCGACGAGGACGAGTACTCCCAGTTCGGCGACCTGCGCTACGCCGACCTGCCGCCGGAGCTGCTCCCGCGCACCGAGTGCCTCAAGGACGTCGTCGCGCGCATGCTGCCGTACTGGTACGACGCGATCGTCCCCGACCTGCGCTCGAACAAGACCGTCATGGTCACGGCGCACGGCAACTCGCTGCGCGCGCTCGTGAAGCACCTGGACACGATCGACGACCAGACCATCGCCGGGCTCAACATCCCGACCGGCATCCCGCTGGTCTACCGGCTCGACGAGGACCTGCTGCCGCTCACGCCGGGCGGGGAGTACCTCGACCCCGAGGCCGCCAGGTCCGCGATCGAGGCGGTCAAGAACCAGGGCCGCTGA
- a CDS encoding methyltransferase domain-containing protein, which yields MEKTYDVVVVGGGAAGLSGAVALGRSRRSVLVVDAGEPRNAPAAHMHNYLGREGTPPRELLAIGRAEAAAYGVEVVDGRVTGVERLEGPRFRVALADGRSVEARRLLVATGLADELPDVPGLRERWGRDVLHCPYCHGYEVRDRALGVLATGPLSVHQALMWRQLTPDVAFFTNTLTLPDEDREKLLARGIVVVEGAVAAVEAADGRLTGVRLASGETVAREALAVGTVMRARADLPAQLGLPAEDREMHGAVIGSAVTADPTGATAVPGMWVAGNVADMTAQVIVSAAAGMRAGAAINGDLVMEDTAKAVAVRAGAAEQLRTEQGASFFEEGYWEERYGGPGQVWSGRANPQLVAEAAELAPGRALDVGCGEGADAVWLASRGWQVDGADISRSALERAAAHAGAEGVGERCSWLHADLAAWVPAPGAYDLVSAQFMHLPPQQLQAALARLARAVAPGGTLLVVGHARSMFEEGGHHPAEMFFTVEDVVGLLDPAEWKVLVAEDRAREGVREGRPMTMHDTVVRAQRR from the coding sequence GTGGAGAAGACGTACGACGTGGTGGTCGTGGGCGGCGGCGCGGCCGGGCTCAGCGGCGCGGTGGCGCTCGGGCGGTCGCGGCGCTCGGTGCTCGTCGTGGACGCCGGCGAGCCGCGCAACGCCCCGGCGGCGCACATGCACAACTACCTCGGCCGGGAGGGCACCCCGCCGCGCGAGCTGCTGGCGATCGGCCGGGCCGAGGCCGCGGCGTACGGCGTGGAGGTCGTCGACGGGCGGGTGACCGGGGTCGAGCGACTGGAGGGGCCGCGCTTCCGCGTCGCGCTCGCGGACGGCCGATCGGTCGAGGCCCGCCGGCTGCTCGTCGCCACCGGGCTGGCCGACGAGCTGCCCGACGTGCCCGGGCTGCGCGAGCGCTGGGGCCGCGACGTGCTGCACTGCCCCTACTGCCACGGGTACGAGGTACGCGACCGCGCGCTGGGCGTGCTCGCCACCGGCCCGCTCTCGGTCCACCAGGCACTGATGTGGCGGCAGCTGACGCCGGACGTGGCCTTCTTCACCAACACCCTGACGCTGCCGGACGAGGACCGCGAGAAGCTGCTCGCCCGCGGCATCGTCGTCGTCGAGGGGGCCGTCGCGGCGGTGGAGGCCGCGGACGGCCGGCTCACCGGCGTACGCCTCGCGTCCGGGGAGACGGTGGCCCGCGAGGCACTCGCCGTCGGGACCGTGATGCGGGCCCGCGCCGACCTGCCGGCCCAGCTCGGGCTCCCGGCCGAGGACCGCGAGATGCACGGCGCGGTCATCGGCAGCGCCGTGACGGCCGACCCGACGGGGGCGACCGCGGTGCCCGGCATGTGGGTCGCGGGCAACGTCGCCGACATGACCGCCCAGGTGATCGTGTCCGCCGCAGCGGGCATGCGGGCGGGCGCGGCGATCAACGGCGACCTGGTCATGGAGGACACCGCGAAGGCCGTGGCGGTGCGGGCGGGGGCGGCCGAGCAGCTGCGCACGGAGCAGGGCGCGAGCTTCTTCGAGGAGGGCTACTGGGAGGAGCGGTACGGCGGCCCCGGGCAGGTGTGGAGCGGGCGGGCGAACCCGCAGCTCGTCGCCGAGGCCGCCGAGCTGGCTCCCGGGCGCGCGCTCGACGTCGGGTGCGGTGAGGGCGCGGACGCGGTGTGGCTCGCGTCGCGCGGCTGGCAGGTCGACGGCGCGGACATCTCGCGCAGCGCGCTCGAGCGGGCCGCCGCGCACGCCGGCGCGGAGGGCGTGGGGGAGCGGTGCAGCTGGCTGCACGCCGACCTCGCGGCCTGGGTGCCCGCGCCGGGGGCGTACGACCTGGTCTCCGCGCAGTTCATGCACCTGCCGCCCCAGCAGCTGCAGGCCGCGCTGGCCCGGCTCGCCCGCGCCGTGGCGCCGGGGGGCACGCTGCTCGTCGTCGGCCACGCGCGGTCGATGTTCGAGGAGGGCGGACACCACCCGGCCGAGATGTTCTTCACGGTCGAGGACGTGGTGGGCCTGCTCGACCCGGCCGAGTGGAAGGTGCTCGTGGCCGAGGACCGGGCCCGCGAGGGCGTTCGCGAGGGCCGGCCGATGACGATGCACGACACCGTCGTCCGCGCGCAGCGGCGCTGA